In the Limanda limanda chromosome 15, fLimLim1.1, whole genome shotgun sequence genome, GCCACTGCTTTGTAGCGTCCATTTATTGTCAGATTGATGATGCACCCTCATCTCCATCTGAgctccagcctcctccacccctccagtTCTCCCCTCTTTTCAGCTGGGAAATTGAATTGTGTTGGAATGCTCTGTGCCTCTTTTCTCTGGCACTTGAATGGGCTCTTTAGTATTTCACACCAAGGTGTCCTTCAGGGTGCGAGGTCAGGCTACCAAAACAGCTTCTAGTAGCGGATTAGGACCAATTAACATCTTTGTACACAAAGAGCTCTGGCAGCTGAACAGGCTGCAGGGTGACCCACACTGCCGTTGCATGCCAAGCCAGGGGACTGCTGCACTTGAACTGAAGTAGCAAAAGAGGGGTGGAGAAAGTTTTCCAAACCTAATGGGAAATGTTGCTACTTCACACCTTGTGAACATATAGGCCATTGAGCAATTGTTATTTAGTGAAATGAGAGTGCaaaccatttttaaaaaaaaaagtcctacATAAGTGtaccttttcctcttctttttataACGAGCTACATGGAGCCAACGATGGCCTTTAATCCAACTAGAATTACTTATTCATAATGTTGCCACACTCAAGACTAGTGCCACCAAATGACTGATAGAGTAGTTTTAAGGAATCAACCTTCCGAAGACATGAATGCTGTATCATGAGCTGCATTTAGTATATTTCTTAAATGTTTATGGCGTTGGCCATTGTAGATTTCCAGGCAGAATTACAGAGTACACTACATGAAAGAAACTTTGTAGACTAAGCCGTGGTAATTTTGAGATTCTTGTGCTTTGTGTCTTGTACTTCTCAGCAGTATATAAAAACAAGCTAACATTGCTAAATAAATTCAGAATTAATAAATGTTTGGCGTCTGTGTCACCTTAACTCAAACAGGGCAGCTCTCTGAAGGAGCACTTGCTATCGCATTAATGCTCAGCATTTAGAAGGAATAAACCCAGTAGATGCTAACTGACCACTGCAGCCACATGATAGGGTATATTTAATCCGTATTAAATCTGCTGTGAATAACAAGGTAAATAATGGTTAAGGGCTAATAATTACAGTACAAAATATCTGGATGGATCTAAATTTGCTCTACTTTGTCCAAAGAGTAAAAGTGTTCATGATggtttaatattaatgtttgaATCTCTCAGACGTGATGTTGTGGTGGTCAGATATAGCTTGATGGTCACATGGAAAAAGGCAAAGTCCCCTCAAATTTCTTTAAATGCACATACCCCCTCCTGTCACTGTTACCAAATGTCTACCTAAAGATGCACTGACTTGTGGATTTCCAAGAGGTAACTGTATAATTATGTAGCCCAATTTTCCCTGCAGCATTATTATCGCCCTTCAGGAAATAGCCATATGCATCTCTTTTGAGATCTGTGGGCAATTTGTAGGCTAAGTGTAGCTATTAAGTCCTTTTATAAACATGGGCAACATGGATAATTTGCCATTTGTGGAGAAAGGACCTGGCCACAAGAAAACATAATGTTGTGAAAATTTGATGGAATTTTAATGAagccttttcttcttctttttttgtgcttgttttttcttctttttttgatgGTCATtgtgataataaaaatccttaacCCGAAGTTTTGATATCTTATCTTCACTGCGGGGAAATCAGAGCATGGCTGTAGTTGATTTATATTTGGTTGAGTACATTTTACTCATTGTAAGGTACTTtgacatatacacatacattcCCATTAACATAGTATAATATCatactatataatataatggCTGCAATACTGTAGCACATTGACAGGGCACTTTGTTGGCCTCTGCCTAATTAGTGGCATGGTGAATGCCCCCCACTAAGCTTTTGAGCTTTACATTTGTACCAGTCTGTTCCAATTTCCTAGCGTCTTTGATACCAGCCCCAGGACTGACAGTTTACAGATAAAGAGGAACACCAGACCATGTTAGGAAACCTTGTAGAAACAATGCTGCCGCCTCCGGTTCCCACCCTCATCTTTGAATTTACCCGTAAGTCTGCAGATGTGCACAGGAATGATGATGGGGGGCGTCAGCAGATCCCTTCCAAACTCAAGCAAACAGCATTGCTTTGTTAAAGAAAGCAAGCAACTTAGGTCTAGACTATATGTGTGTGCGTATATAGTTTATATATGAAGTTTTTCAAATCGATATTCTGAGTtttttctgcagaaaaacaTCCAGACAAATCAAAAGAGGATTTCATAATGAAAGTATCTGAGCATGGCATTAATGTAAAGCCATGCCATAGCTTAATGAGAAAACTCCACCGCCAGACCTTCACTTCAGCACCTCATTGTACCAACAGATGGGATTCACTGATAACTATTCAATTTCAACACACTTAAAACTCTAAAATTACGTAACTCCAGTTAAAACTAGTGTGGACATGTGTTTCATTATGATGCAATAACCTAATAATAACTTGAATAAAGAGTTGATTTtgatgaaatgaactgaaatcCTTGAAAGATTGGAGAAACTAATTTAAAGTAGCAATTTACAGCACCAATTGCATCAATTGTGAAATGACTGTGGGTAATGTAGGTTGTAAGGACACATGATTTACTGCACTGATTGTGTGGAACCACTGAAATGGTGCTTTTTAAAGTACAAATTAAGATGTGAATAGCTGTTTCATCGTACTGATGATTTAAGAAATACGCAGCAGCCAGGGAAGTTCAGGGAAATGGCAGTGTGCAACGCTCCTGACATATTTGACACGTAGTTTTCATTGAGCTCTAGTAGGTTCTTTCAGTTCATCTTGCTGCAGTGATTATTGTTTAATACTGGGGAAGGCCACTGGCTATTCGCACTAACCTTCATCGGTGATGACCCTTCATTTAGTTGTCTATTATTGTGATGCTCAGAACTACCTACGTGCCTGTGTAATTGTACTCGCTATTCATGAACAAGTGGATTTCATGCATTTTTTCCTGACATTTGCCTGTCTTTGACATTTGGGCCTGGAAGTGCATGAAAGCTGTTTAAGTCTCATCTTGAAAGGTCAGCCTGTGATTATCAACTGTGCTGGAAGGAAGTCTACCTGTTCCCATGTTGATTGGTAGCTTTCAGTTCCACAAGAGAAATCCAATATGGTCAGTTTTACCTGCCTTATTTTAATGTCCTGTAGCCTCTTGAAATATAGCAATAAATGAACCTCTATATGTAACCCTTCTGTCTTTCAGCTTACTCCACTGTGTCTGGTGTAAATGGACCCCTGGTGATCCTGGATAATGTGAAGGTGAGTCTATGAATGAATTTATATAATAACAATGATTAATATGTAAGATATTCACCTATTTTGACAATTCATTTAGAAAATATATCGATAAGCCTGGAATTGGCAAAACTGACAATTGACTTTCAGAAGCCACTGTGAAGTATACATGGTCATATCGGCAGATCCCTGTTGTATTGGTTATACCAGTTTCATCTTTGGGCAGCTGTAGTGAAACTGATTTATCGTTCTGAACTAGTTCCCCAGATATGCAGAGATTGTTCACCTGACTCTGCCAGATGGCACCAAGAGGAGCGGGCAGGTCCTGGAGGTGATTGGAAGCAAGGCAGTCGTCCAGGTAAGAAGCAGGATCTAATATGTGCGACTGACTGGTACTGATTGTGTGAGCGTTCTGCTGCTGTTAATAACTGTGAAGGCACCAAATGTGCATTAATCCAGAGCTGAAAATAGTCTACAATAATTACACTGAAGAATGAGTAGCATTTGCCAAAATTGACCTATCCTGTGCTTTGACATAGCTCAACATCTATTTGATGGATTGGAACAACATTTTTTACTGACATTCACGGATTCCTATAAATTATTTGTTGATGCACATATTTTCCCTCAGTCTGGTAAATTCATGTCAATTATCTCAGATTCTTCTGGATATATAAGCACAAATATTAGATATAGATGCCAATTTTGACTGACTTTTCTTCTTGTGAAGAAATGTagaatttgttattattttaaatgtctccACAACTATTAGATTGTACATATTAATAGTCCCCAGGGAATTAATgctaatttttttaatgtttggctTTTTTAAGCACTATCCCTTCATCTGTCACCCCTGTCATTTCATTTTGTCCATTATCACATGCTGTCTTTTGTATTAAAAAGCAATCTGGAAAATATAAGATGCTTAACCATTATCGTAATTGCTAATCGCTAACATGCTAGCATTGTCAttgcggtgtgtgtgtttgtacaggtGTTTGAGGGAACTTCAGGAATTGATGCCAAGAAGACAGCCTGCGAGTTCACTGGTGACATCCTGCGTACGCCAGTATCAGAGGACATGCTGGGTATGACATCATCAATCTGATTTAACTGAGCAATCTGAATCCAAATGTAACACTGAATGCTGCTAAAAGAATCATACCACATTTCCCTTCAATGTGCttatttttcttatattttcaaTCTGCTCAGTAAAGAGTAAAAGCACCAGCAATGAATAAAACCGCCTCTGTAAATGCTCTTGAATATATCAATCAGCGCGATTATCTCAGTACAGCACAAGGTTGCATATATTGGAACAGCTGTAGAAAGTAAAAcctgcttttgtttttgaagtATCATTTATACCATCCATGAATTTATAATTACTTCTACTTGTTACTTGTAGACTCAACAAGAGCCATCAGAAGCACTCTTATCTGTTAAGAATCTGACACAAAGTAGAATAGATCAGATAGGGTTGGAAGTGTCATATAATGAACTGCGTATTATCACTGTTTCTTAGTAATTTTCTTTGAATTGAACTTTCAAAGAAACAACATAATTGCTTTTTATCAAACTACAGACTTGATTTCTGTTTGGCTAAAGGGAGACAATCTTCGTTTTTCAGGGCGCGTGTTCAATGGATCTGGCAAACCCATCGACCGTGGGCCCAATGTGCTGGCTGAGGACTACTTGGACATTATGGGTATGACCTCACTAACCTGTTGCCCTTCTGTTTATTTGTAGGATTTTTTTCCTGATGCTAATAGAACGTTTTCAATCAAACTAAAAAAGGCATATTTTGTAATTTTGTCCACTGCCTTTATGAACATGGacatgtttctttgtttaaGGTCTCAAAGTGAAATGGTGTTTCCATATTTTCCAGGTCAGCCCATCAATCCTCAGTGCCGTATCTACCCGGAGGAAATGATCCAGACTGGCATCTCAGCCATCGATGGCATGAACAGCATCGCCAGAGGACAGAAGATCCCAATCTTTTCAGCTGCTGGGCTACCACACAATGAGGTGAGACCACCAGACCAGCTCATTTCAACagaatagaaaaacacaattcCTTTGGTACCTGATTACCAGCCTGAAAGTATTTTCTGAATGCAAGGAATATAGTATCAGATCCCTCCCTTGTACAAAAACGTgaagtaaatacaaatattttagaCTAAAAGAAAGGCTTCCAGCTTAATACATTAATAATCAGttttactaaaataaatatgtgaatatgttatttaattgatttgtcACCACAGCATTTCTACTGCTTATGTCAACACTGTACTACTGTGGAAGCTGCAATTTGTGGtgctgttaaaaaaacattctgtaatattgacagacattcaaattattttgtCTAGCCCCCGTTCATATAAACGATGGTAGGCTAAACGGCAAACACacctacatttatttattcttctttttactTTGGAATAAATcctgatgaaaataaaacctttaaaaattaaattactgGAACTTGTGATTGAATTTGATTGGAGTgtgtgattattttcattttaaaatggcaGAACCTCAGCTACTTAGCTTATCTAGAAGCTAAATGAGTGTATGTGTTCCCAAAGTCAAAAGTGAGCCCCATGCTGAAATGACAATGGTAATATTTTACttaaacattaataaacatTATTCACATGTCTGCTGTGCTCCTATGTCATGTGACACCAGTTTGACTTCTGCTTTCTTGAACTCATGACTCGGGTGTCCAACATAAATGTTCCACACCTTAATATATCAAGTTATATAAAAATAGTGTCGTAAAACATTTAACTGTTCATTGGTGAGTGTGCGATACATGACCTGCACACATATACATGGACATTAAAAACATGGTGGGATTCGTAGTTTGCcagtaaacagtaaataaaGCAGAACTTCAGCCAAACTCCCAGGGCTTGAATTTACTGCTTGTTGCTTGGTATTCACCGAGCTTTTGCTACAGCGTGTGTCGTAATCATTGTGACTGACAGCTGTGCAGCACAAAcagctttgttgtgttttttccagcTACATTGTCACAATAGGCTAGTTTAAGTAGGACAGCTCGGCGAAATTGTCCGaaagcaaaaaaatgttttttaactaGAAATACACTTTGTAGAGCACATACCttcaccaaggccaaacaatcctacACATCTCTGTCTAGCTCGTATGATAGGAAAAATAATAGGAAATAGGAAGAAACTGGCAAATTGTAAAAACTCATACATGTCAAATCATAAATATTTCCGATATTTTTACATCAATATCCGgtcattattttctgagaaattgACAAAAGATGAACAATGCCCCATCTTGCAATTGTGGGGACATAAATTTAAAGCAATTCCCAAATTTGTCTCTTTAACCAGATCCATCTTTAAGGAGTTCTTCCCTGGTCAATGTAGGGTGCACTCTAATCAATTTAGCACGCGTTAACAAACAAGACacaagggtgaaaacataacctccttggttgaGGTGATAAAGTAAATAATGGCCACAAAGATTATTCCATTGTGTTTTTCGAAACATCCACTGAACCATTCTGGCTCAATTGAGGTTTCTTGAGTGACCATTGATTGTTCTTGATGCTCTTCAGGTAAAAGAAGAGGATTTTCTATTCTTCTTTTCACTCCTACAGTCCTTTACACATCAGTTCTCAGGGACATCATTTTATTCTGTTACTTTCTCACAATGGAAAACCATTATCAGccacaacattttatttccttgtGTATTTTGGGGAATGTTTAAATATCCACATTATTTAAACAATTTGGTTTTAaacttcttgtttttcttgatgtgtgtgaatgtaattgACTAAATTTATTGCACTGCACCCCCCTCATAATGAATAGTGCTATTTCAATAATAAATCTaagtaaaatacaataaaatcagTAATGGCATCACTGGCGAGAATCTGTGCAAAGTATCCACAACTGTCTCAACACTCCCAGTGTTAACAGCTCAGTTCCATTCCCACTTTTACAAAGTGTGATCAAAACTGTCCTACCACAGAATCCTGATAATGATGAGTGGCTTGTCGTGCAGTGGAGATGTTGTGACAACGTGGCTCGTTGTTTCATTAAGCACATGTCACAGAGGTCACTCATGCCATGGCTTCCTCTATGGGCCAGGTGTCTGAACATTGGGTGCATGGAGAGGTCAGGCCTGACATTATTGGAATTATGTGACGAGCGTGAAATTCCTCTTTCCTTCCACAATTCATTATATAACACTCTTCACTCTGCTAAATTGATCAGTTTAGTAAAGAAATTAGTTGGGGTTTATTGTATAACCAAGTTATTGATAACGTAAGAACTAGAGAAGTTGTCTGCATAAAgccctttaaaataaaatcacttcaaaatgtatttctgagAACTACTTTCAtgaaaagactgaaaaagaaacaatgatTTGATCCAGTGATAATTATTGTCTGTGTGAGTTGTAAATAGACTCCAAACTCCACTGGTTCATATTGAagatgaaactttaaaaaaaaaattaagctcAACAATTTAATATCGACATATCAAACTTTGTATTATAATATTCTTTGTATTCAAAGCCTGATATGTTTTATGCCTCAGTGCCATAGAGTcccattgttgtttttaaaaaaaactaacaaatgGTCTTCACTTTTGACTGTAGACCTAACAAACATGGTGGAAACTAAAAATGGCTGAAATGTAATTTTAGGCTTTTTTCATATCTTGTCACCTTACTCTTGTTAACATAAATTAGTCTAAAACTTGTGTTTTAATCTTTACAGATTCACATCTCAGTTGAATCTTTGAGTTTTAGTTATGTGTAATCTTGACACTTGCAAAAGTAAAAGCcgaatcaaattatatttagcAAAGGATTCAGATTTGATAGAATACTGTCAAATCCCAGCCCTGCTTGACATACACCTTCAGAATGGGACATAAACTTCACCTTCGCACATTTTAGTGACATCAGCTATATTAAGAGAGTCTGTGTGTTGAGATTGAGACATCTTTACTGTCTAAAtccttctgtgtgttttctgtttcccagATCGCTGCCCAGATCTGTCGCCAGGCTGGGCTGGTGCAGAAGTCCAAGGATGTAATGGACTACAGTTCTGAGAACTTTGCCATTGTCTTTGCAGCCATGGGGGTGAGCAGGCCTTGTTCAGCAGACACTTGTTCAAAcattgattttttcccccatctgTAACTCTAATCCCCCTCTTAACCCTGATGTGACaccttgtctcctctctcccaccctGCTTTCTGTCTTTTATTCATCAGGTGATTTAACCTTTAAGTCCCTCTTGTTATTTCTGCACCCCTGAGCATATCCCTCGGCCATGTAGACAGGTCACTAATTCAACAGGTCCTTTTAACACTGTCAACCCTGCAGTATCaagttctctcctcctcagctgctcctcctgtctGCTCTAACACCCCATTTGTGACAGTGCTGACCTCTAACACGCACGGTTCACTTGCTAAATACTAACCCTTCCCTCttcttttgtgttgtgtttaattctAACTGGAGAGTTGAGTATTTATCCAACTCCTTACATGAATATTAatctttttaaatgacaaagtgTGCACTTTAAGAGCAATATATGTGTTTAGaggtaaagaaaaaacacattaaagacaCTGTTTACTAATGAGACAGAAGAGCACTGCAGGGCTTCTGTTGAATTTGAACTAATTCAGATAACATGAGATTTTGTGTTAGTCTTTGTcctaaaagaaaaaagtccaTTTATTAGTTGCAGTCATTTTAAAGCAAGAATACAAAAGATCTCACAAGTGAACATGTTTCAGTTTAACATGTTGGTCTCATGTCAGAATAAGAATCTAATTCATTTTGACGTCATAGCAGTCTTATACGGACAGACTTAGGCTTATTGCATAGATGTAAATTATGTATATCCACAAAACACTCAAAGCACAGCATGTGAGCAAACAGAAATAAGAGTTTTGTCATTATATACTTCATGCTTTATACATTATAAAACAGGCAGTGGTATTCCGAACAATGAAATTTATGAAAATCAATTCATGGTAATTGATGAGAGGAGGCAAGTGTCCCTTCATCCATAATGGTCCTCCAATATACAACGGCTATCAGCAGTGACAGCGGTCCCTCTGTGCACCATGCTGTTTCCATAATGGTTCTGTCATGCTCGTATAAGGCCATAACCTGCATTTATGCAAAGCCCCTTTCACATTGGACAAAAAAGCCCAccaacacccactaacatctggcttttgtcttcaGTGTGAAAGGGTACAATCAGCTTTCATTCCCGGGTCACAGGTATTTATCGGCTCCAACTCCGATCAGCAGTGATTGAAACGTGACTCCCAGGCAAACACAAATTTCCGTCCCCCTTTCCAGAACAAAGCTATGACGTGTGCCATGTGGGCAATGAAGGCTTGTGGTATATGACAACATTGCTCAGTTAGTATATGAAGAGACTAAAGTACATTTATGTTGTAAAAGTAACCACCCTGGCCTCCATGCTGCTTTCTCCTGTTCTTAATACAGAGCAATAAGAACAGAAAGGAAGGCTCCACTGGCACTGGGAAAGGAGTCAAATACCTTTTCTCTGTGGCAGTATATACATTTATGATACAACAACTGTCGTTACGGTTACAACATGTTGGAAAACCGGCTCAATCCAAGTGCAGAAGTGTGTAGTTGCAGTTCCTGTTTGCAGACGGCGATCCCTTGATTACATTAATACTGAAACAGACTGAAAACCCTACAGATCCTCATGTTAGTCCTTCAGTCTTAAGGAATGTGTTTTTTGCGATTCCTCAGCAGATTTATAGACATTTCTTTGAGTTCGATAGTTGATAATTTCCCTGAGTAGAGTGTCAcacttttaaatatgaatatcatGTCAATATGCTCAGATTTGGTTGCGATTTTAGCCCCAAgaattttatctttttttaaaatacgTATTGTGGCAGTTTGGTTAACATACTTCAACTCTTTCCATGGGTTGTTTGACAGCCTGTGCTCCAACTGCTGGTTGGGTTTTTAAGCTGACCAAATCAACAGGTATATCTTAGTATGTCAGTAATGTTGCATATCTGACATCCTTTTGTTGTATCAAGATCCTTCACCTAAGAGCGCTCAGTGTCATTAACTTGTATCAATTGTGTCGCAGGTCAACATGGAAACTGCCCGCTTCTTCAAGTCTGACTTTGAGGAGAATGGCTCCATGGACAACGTCTGCCTTTTCTTGAACCTGGCCAACGATCCCACGTAAGATTCAACTAGAATGTGTGAAAGCTGTAATCGTACCAgctattttaatattttgtaaGTCATTGATTCTCACGGATTCTCACTAATCTTTTAGCAATGGAAATCCAAGATGATGTTGTAAGAAAGCTTTCTAGATTCATATTCACACAAGTTGTGCCCAGTCTCTATAATGTATTTTCTCCCTGATAAATTGAATTCAGACCTTGATTTCTTACGTGTACATACTGATAACTTGCTGTGATTGTTTCTGTGACCAATCAGCATCGAGCGTATCATCACCCCACGCTTGGCGCTGACCACAGCAGAGTACCTGGCCTATCAGTGTGAGAAGCACGTCCTGGTCATCCTGACTGACATGAGCTCCTACGCTGAGGCTCTGAGAGAGGTACGGCTACCTGTCCAATATGACACATTTGTTTAAGCTCTTTGATGGAAAGGATTGATTTTTGCTCTTGATGTAGTGTGGTTAATACAGCCACTGCCAAACTTCAAAGAGGTACCAATTTTGACTGAAAGTAGAAAATCATTTATGTTCTGTCTATTTGAATCATTTACAGGAACACTTTGACACACTACATCAAGGTCTGAGCTCTGAGGTCTTTTCACTTCAACACTCGTTAGTTCAGCTACTTGTAAGGATGTTCCCGTGAATGGATAAAGAtgagatttatatttttcttgatGCCAACACATTCTGTGAAAACCCCAAAAGCAAAGATGTGTTAACCCGTTACTCAATACTCTCGGCCTTCTCTATCTAATCTCTAATCCTCAAACCCAATGGTACTTATTGAGGATCTAACTCTCTAAGCATAACTCATATTATCAAAAGCTTATTGCTAATATTGTTTCACATTGTTTCCAAGACTTGTTGTTGGGGTTAGGAATTCAGTTTGGAAAGCAAAGTTAGCGAATTAGTCAGTTAGTTGCGTTTGTATTTTAGGAGGAGTTACCACAGAGGCTGTTTCAACTGTGTGCGAGAGATAATCACAGAACTTAAGAGATGCGCAGATGACATAAAACTTTGAAGATGGTAATGGTTTGAGCCACAAGTACAAAGTGTAATAATATAATTACGACAACTCGTGAACATGTCGGCAGATCTTCACGTCTACATGGTCTCTAGTTTCACTTAAAAATAAAGGATGGTCACCATAATTATTTATCAAACTTGAGCAAGCAGAATTTGTTATGTATCGGATAAGTCTGcatttgttgttttactttttacttattAAATTGAACCAAGGGAAAACATATACTGGAAATGGAGCATGTCTCACGATGGTGCCTTTGCTAACTATAAGAAGGGCTAGATGTTAGTTTTCTCTGCTACTTGATATTGTTTCTTTCAGGGgcttggtggtggtggtgatggttaCTCGCCAAGAGCTTCAGCCATTGTGTTATTTAAATGACATGGTGTTATAAAATGTCCTTACTTCAGGGTAGACTGGAAGCTACTGTGAGTCACTTTGGCCATGATGTTGGAATGCTTTAAAACTAGTATTGGTTCTGTTTTCAAAGTATTGATTTATCTTTGGTATTGCAAAAAATTCTACATTCTACTAAATTATACCCAACCCTGTTAAAAACACTCATTTTGGGAGCAGTCCTCTGCACTGAACATAAGTGAAAATCTGCGTGTCGATTTTAAACCTGCTGTGTATGAAGACGACCGAAAAGGAGTGATATGAACCAAGGTTTTCAATGGAACCGTAGGTACGTGTGCCTTACTGTCAATGTTGTATTATAATACTGCAGATTTAATCACATGCTTTCAGTTATATCTTCACCGTAGTATAATCATACAGAATCCTCTGTGAAGATTCAGTCTGCTGCTTTAGCTGCTGCTTGTGTCAGCGTGTCAACATAACACACCAGTGTAAATTCTCTCCAGCATTAGCACAAAGGTGATGGACTCACTAAAGTCATTGCTGAAAGGGACGGTAATGTGTCCTTCATTTGTGTAGGAAATACCTTTATTTCATTATTGTCCGCCTGGCTTTAAAAGGAAATGGTCCCCCCTCTctgccctcctctctcctcatgtgAGGACTAAGGCCCCCTCGACTCActcttttgtgtttctgtaCCGGCAGCACAATGTGGGTTTTTAAATGGCGCATGTGCGTTTCCCTTCTTGCATTCGCTGTCCCTAACCTTGGCACATGCACGCTGCAATAGTCAGTTAAGACTCAGACAGCTTGATGGGTAATTCTGCACTTACAAAGAGCCAGGAGGACATTAACATTTAACTTCTGTTCCCATTCATATGGGTGAAGGTTTAGTTTTGCATTGAATCTACAGTTCAGAAGTGTTTAGCCTGCTCATCAACCTTTGAATCCAAAGATGAATGAGATGCATTTTCTTTCCTGCTTGCTCTGAATTCACTTGACTTTGGGAACAAGGATTTACTTTTGGTCATTTTTGCAGAGGGTCTGAAAACAGAATGGCCACATTTCCAACCAGTTGTTGGCCTCTTCTGAAATATACTGAAGGAGTTAGTATCACTTGACTCTCTAACAGTAAATGGATTCAAAATTTGTTTATGATGAAGAGTATAGCACAAAAAGCCACAGTAAGATCAAGTCTTACTAATTATAAATATAGATTATTCAGTCTGATAGGAAACATCTTTAAATCTCCATCTTTACAGACCCAGGGGTCTACTGGGAAACAGAACAGACTTTAAAgctgtatattttttaataaacagaACTGCTCAGTGAAATCTGTCACTTGTGCCCCAAGAACCCTGACATTCTGTTTCTGACACTGTACACCAGGTTATTTTTAGCCTTCAATATCTTCATTTATACTAAATACATCAAAGCTAATGTTGCTCTGTGCTCGGTTAGTAGTCAGACAATACTTATCTAATTTGTATGTTGCAGTACTTGTATAAGGGGATAATTCACTTCTTTAAATTTTCATCTCACTCTACTGCTCCCAAGTGGCCAAACAACTTATCAATGTGGCTTTAAAATGGTCTAAAAACCTGGTGGAAATAAGAGAAAAGTGAAGCAATAAAATGGATTAGTAAGGCAACTACCTTGCTTCCTCTTTTACACCACTCATGTCGCCCACCTTTAGGTCTCTGCTGCCCGTGAGGAAGTGCCTGGTCGCCGAGGCTTTCCCGGCTACATGTACACTGACCTGGCCACCATCTACGAGCGTGCCGGCCGTGTGGAGGGCAGAAACGGCTCCATCACTCAGATCCCTATTCTCACCATGCCCAACGATGgtgagagctgcagcagcagaacaagagCTTCC is a window encoding:
- the atp6v1ba gene encoding V-type proton ATPase subunit B, kidney isoform, whose amino-acid sequence is MATLVSNRAMDVNGMAAAARTHTQAVTRNYISQPRLTYSTVSGVNGPLVILDNVKFPRYAEIVHLTLPDGTKRSGQVLEVIGSKAVVQVFEGTSGIDAKKTACEFTGDILRTPVSEDMLGRVFNGSGKPIDRGPNVLAEDYLDIMGQPINPQCRIYPEEMIQTGISAIDGMNSIARGQKIPIFSAAGLPHNEIAAQICRQAGLVQKSKDVMDYSSENFAIVFAAMGVNMETARFFKSDFEENGSMDNVCLFLNLANDPTIERIITPRLALTTAEYLAYQCEKHVLVILTDMSSYAEALREVSAAREEVPGRRGFPGYMYTDLATIYERAGRVEGRNGSITQIPILTMPNDDITHPIPDLTGYITEGQVYVDRQLHNRQIYPPINVLPSLSRLMKSAIGEGMTRKDHADVSNQLYACYAIGKDVQAMKAVVGEEALTSDDLLYLEFLQKFEKNFIAQGPYDNRTVYETLDIGWQLLRIFPKEMLKRIPQSTLAEFYPRESAVRH